One segment of Stappia sp. 28M-7 DNA contains the following:
- a CDS encoding helix-turn-helix transcriptional regulator, with amino-acid sequence MAPPALTATMTPELFRKWRKSLGLKQKDAAEVLGLKKRMIQYYEKGDRNGRPVEIPKAVRLACYALTAGIADFDGLTPVRGPVQPASPPAAGRPARAASDPGAGT; translated from the coding sequence ATGGCGCCCCCTGCCCTCACAGCCACGATGACGCCCGAGCTGTTCCGCAAGTGGCGAAAGTCGCTCGGCCTGAAGCAGAAGGATGCCGCCGAGGTGCTCGGCCTCAAGAAGCGGATGATCCAGTATTACGAGAAAGGCGACCGCAACGGCCGCCCCGTCGAGATCCCCAAGGCCGTGCGCCTTGCCTGCTATGCGCTGACCGCCGGCATCGCCGATTTCGACGGCCTGACCCCGGTCCGCGGCCCCGTCCAGCCTGCCTCCCCTCCTGCCGCCGGACGCCCAGCGCGCGCCGCTTCCGACCCGGGTGCCGGCACGTGA
- the carB gene encoding carbamoyl-phosphate synthase large subunit, with protein MPRRTDISSILIIGAGPIIIGQACEFDYSGTQACKALREEGYRVILVNSNPATIMTDPDLADATYIEPITPEIVAKIIEKERPDALLPTMGGQTALNCALSLKKMGVLEKFNVEMIGATAEAIDKAEDRELFRTAMEKIGLETPRSRLAHSLGEALDALDDIGLPAIIRPSFTLGGTGGGIAYNREEYLDIIERGLDASPTTEVLVEESVIGWKEYEMEVVRDRADNCIIICSIENIDPMGVHTGDSITVAPALTLTDKEYQIMRDASLAVLREIGVETGGSNVQFAVNPENGRLIVIEMNPRVSRSSALASKATGFPIAKVAAKLAIGYTLDELENDITGGATPASFEPSIDYVVTKIPRFAFEKFPGAEPTLTTAMKSVGEVMAIGRTFAESLQKALRGLETGLTGLDEVEIPGLGQNDDKNAIRAALASPTPDRLLKCAQAFRLGTDLEQVYRSCHIDPWFLRQIKAIVDVEEKVRTHGLPDNAVAMRQLKAMGFSDARLASLAGLDEADVKKLRGTLDVHPVYKRIDTCAAEFASPTAYMYSTYETPFAGKLADEARPSDKKKVVILGGGPNRIGQGIEFDYCCCHAAFALQDAGFETIMVNCNPETVSTDYDTSDRLYFEPLTAEDVLEIIRTEQTNGTLHGVIVQFGGQTPLKLAQALVEADVPILGTAPDMIDLAEDRDRFQKLLHRQGLKQPQNGIAYSVEQSRLIVAELGLPLVVRPSYVLGGRAMQIIRDEDALNAYLLGTLPELVPADVRAKYPNDKTGQINTVLGKNPLLFDRYLDGAIEVDVDALADGKDVFVCGIMEHIEEAGIHSGDSACSLPPYSLSEEMVAELTRQTEVLAKALAVGGLMNVQYAIKDGEIFVLEVNPRASRTVPFVAKTIGAPIAKIAARVMAGEPLASFGLKTEKLDHVAVKEAVFPFARFPGVDTVLGPEMRSTGEVMGLNGTFEVAFAKSQLGSGTRVPTSGTVFVSVRDADKERVLDPIRRLARTGFRIIATHGTQTFLEKQGISCDKVNKVLEGRPHIVDAIKNGEVQLVFNTTEGAQALSDSRSLRRAALLHKVPYYTTLAGAIAAAKGIEAYASGNLEVVPLQAYFTKA; from the coding sequence ATGCCCAGACGCACAGATATCTCCTCGATCCTGATCATCGGCGCCGGGCCGATCATCATCGGCCAGGCCTGCGAGTTCGATTACTCGGGAACCCAGGCCTGCAAGGCGCTGCGAGAGGAAGGCTATCGGGTCATCCTGGTCAATTCGAATCCGGCGACGATCATGACCGACCCGGATCTGGCCGATGCCACCTATATCGAGCCGATCACGCCGGAAATCGTCGCCAAGATCATCGAGAAGGAGCGCCCGGACGCGCTTCTGCCGACCATGGGCGGCCAGACCGCGCTGAACTGCGCCCTGTCCCTGAAGAAGATGGGCGTGCTGGAGAAGTTCAACGTCGAGATGATCGGCGCCACCGCCGAGGCCATCGACAAGGCCGAGGACCGCGAGCTGTTCCGCACGGCGATGGAAAAGATCGGCCTGGAGACGCCGCGCTCGCGTCTCGCCCATTCGCTGGGCGAGGCGCTCGACGCGCTCGACGACATCGGCCTGCCGGCGATCATCCGCCCCTCCTTCACGCTGGGCGGCACCGGCGGCGGCATCGCGTACAACCGCGAGGAATATCTCGACATCATCGAGCGCGGCCTCGACGCCTCCCCGACCACCGAAGTGCTGGTCGAGGAATCGGTGATCGGCTGGAAGGAATACGAGATGGAGGTGGTCCGCGACCGCGCGGACAACTGCATCATCATCTGCTCCATCGAGAACATCGACCCGATGGGCGTGCATACCGGCGATTCCATCACCGTCGCGCCGGCGCTGACGCTGACCGACAAGGAATACCAGATCATGCGCGACGCCAGCCTGGCGGTGCTGCGCGAGATCGGCGTCGAGACCGGCGGTTCCAACGTCCAGTTCGCGGTCAATCCGGAGAACGGCCGTCTCATCGTCATCGAGATGAACCCGCGCGTGTCGCGCTCCTCCGCGCTCGCCTCCAAGGCGACCGGCTTCCCCATCGCCAAGGTCGCGGCGAAGCTCGCCATCGGCTACACGCTGGACGAGCTGGAGAACGACATCACCGGCGGCGCCACCCCGGCCTCGTTCGAGCCGTCGATCGACTATGTCGTCACCAAGATCCCGCGCTTCGCCTTCGAGAAGTTCCCCGGCGCCGAGCCGACCCTGACCACCGCCATGAAGTCGGTCGGCGAGGTCATGGCCATCGGCCGCACCTTCGCCGAGAGCCTGCAGAAGGCCCTGCGCGGCCTGGAGACCGGTCTGACCGGCCTCGACGAGGTCGAGATCCCCGGCCTTGGCCAGAACGACGACAAGAACGCCATCCGCGCCGCGCTCGCCTCGCCGACGCCGGACCGCCTGCTCAAGTGCGCCCAGGCCTTCCGCCTCGGCACCGACCTGGAGCAGGTCTACCGCTCCTGCCATATCGACCCGTGGTTCCTGCGCCAGATCAAGGCCATCGTCGACGTCGAGGAGAAGGTGCGCACCCACGGCCTGCCGGACAACGCGGTCGCCATGCGCCAGCTCAAGGCGATGGGCTTCTCCGATGCCCGCCTCGCCTCGCTCGCCGGTCTCGACGAGGCCGACGTCAAGAAGCTGCGCGGCACGCTCGACGTGCACCCGGTCTACAAGCGCATCGACACCTGCGCGGCCGAGTTCGCCTCGCCGACCGCCTACATGTACTCCACCTACGAGACGCCCTTCGCCGGCAAGCTCGCCGACGAGGCGCGCCCGAGCGACAAGAAGAAGGTGGTGATCCTTGGCGGTGGCCCGAACCGGATCGGCCAGGGCATCGAGTTCGACTATTGCTGCTGCCATGCGGCCTTCGCGCTGCAGGATGCCGGCTTCGAGACCATCATGGTCAACTGCAACCCGGAGACCGTCTCCACCGACTACGACACGTCGGACCGGCTCTATTTCGAGCCGCTGACGGCCGAGGACGTGCTGGAGATCATCCGCACCGAGCAGACCAACGGCACGCTGCACGGCGTCATCGTCCAGTTCGGCGGCCAGACGCCGCTGAAGCTCGCCCAGGCCCTGGTCGAGGCCGACGTGCCGATCCTCGGCACCGCGCCGGACATGATCGACCTCGCCGAGGACCGCGACCGCTTCCAGAAGCTGCTGCATCGCCAGGGCCTCAAGCAGCCGCAGAACGGCATCGCCTATTCGGTGGAGCAGAGCCGGCTGATCGTCGCCGAGCTCGGCCTGCCGCTGGTCGTGCGCCCGTCCTATGTGCTCGGCGGCCGCGCCATGCAGATCATCCGCGACGAGGACGCGCTCAACGCCTACCTGCTCGGCACCCTGCCCGAGCTGGTGCCGGCCGACGTGCGCGCCAAGTACCCGAACGACAAGACCGGCCAGATCAACACGGTGCTCGGCAAGAACCCGCTGCTGTTCGACCGCTATCTCGACGGCGCCATCGAGGTCGATGTCGACGCGCTGGCCGATGGCAAGGACGTCTTTGTCTGCGGCATCATGGAGCATATCGAGGAGGCCGGCATCCACTCGGGCGACAGCGCCTGCTCGCTGCCGCCCTACTCGCTCTCCGAGGAGATGGTGGCCGAGCTCACCCGCCAGACCGAGGTGCTGGCCAAGGCGCTCGCCGTCGGCGGCCTGATGAACGTCCAGTACGCCATCAAGGACGGCGAGATCTTCGTGCTGGAGGTCAACCCGCGTGCCTCGCGCACCGTTCCCTTCGTCGCCAAGACCATCGGCGCGCCGATCGCCAAGATCGCCGCGCGGGTGATGGCCGGCGAGCCGCTCGCCTCCTTCGGCCTCAAGACCGAAAAGCTCGACCATGTCGCGGTGAAGGAGGCGGTGTTCCCCTTCGCCCGCTTCCCCGGCGTCGACACGGTTCTCGGCCCGGAGATGCGCTCCACCGGCGAGGTCATGGGCCTCAACGGCACGTTCGAGGTGGCCTTCGCCAAGTCGCAGCTGGGCTCGGGCACGCGCGTTCCCACCAGCGGCACCGTCTTCGTTTCGGTGCGCGATGCGGACAAGGAGCGGGTGCTCGATCCCATCCGCCGCCTGGCCAGGACCGGCTTCAGGATCATCGCCACGCACGGCACCCAGACCTTCCTGGAGAAGCAGGGAATTTCCTGCGACAAGGTCAACAAGGTGCTTGAAGGCCGGCCGCACATCGTTGATGCTATCAAGAACGGAGAGGTTCAGCTCGTCTTCAACACGACCGAAGGCGCACAGGCTCTCTCCGACAGCAGGTCGCTGCGCCGCGCGGCCCTGCTGCACAAGGTTCCGTATTACACGACCTTGGCTGGTGCGATCGCGGCCGCAAAGGGGATCGAGGCCTACGCTTCGGGCAACCTTGAAGTGGTTCCGTTGCAGGCCTATTTCACCAAGGCCTGA
- the greA gene encoding transcription elongation factor GreA has translation MEKVPMTGAGYAMLEKELKQRTSEERPRIIQAIAEARAHGDLSENAEYHAAKEQQSLNEGRISELEDKLGRAEVIDVSKLSGDTVKFGATVTLIDEDTEEEKKYMIVGDVEADVKLGRISISSPIARALIGKAVGDSVEVTAPGGARAYEIINVTFG, from the coding sequence ATGGAAAAGGTTCCGATGACAGGCGCTGGCTACGCCATGCTCGAGAAGGAGCTGAAGCAGCGTACGTCGGAAGAGCGGCCGCGCATCATCCAGGCGATCGCCGAAGCGCGCGCCCATGGTGATCTGTCGGAAAATGCCGAGTATCACGCCGCCAAGGAACAGCAGAGCCTGAACGAAGGTCGCATCAGCGAGCTTGAGGACAAGCTCGGCCGCGCCGAAGTGATCGACGTCAGCAAGCTGTCGGGCGACACCGTCAAGTTCGGCGCCACGGTGACCCTCATCGACGAGGACACCGAGGAAGAGAAGAAGTACATGATCGTCGGCGATGTCGAGGCCGACGTGAAGCTCGGCCGCATCTCGATCTCCTCGCCCATCGCGCGCGCGCTGATCGGCAAGGCCGTCGGCGACAGCGTCGAGGTGACCGCCCCCGGCGGCGCCCGCGCCTACGAGATCATCAACGTCACCTTCGGCTGA
- a CDS encoding Lrp/AsnC family transcriptional regulator has product MKIRLDAIDWHILKELQADGRITNVELARRVGISAPPCLRRVRALEEAGLITGYRTLLDEKQLGYDVTAFAMVGLHSQTESDLNAFEDKVKSWPEVRESYMLSGEVDFLLKCVVPDLQAFQNFIIRELTATPNVDSVRTALTIRQTKNEPVVPVKE; this is encoded by the coding sequence GTGAAAATTCGCCTCGACGCGATTGATTGGCACATTCTGAAAGAGCTGCAGGCGGATGGCCGCATCACCAATGTGGAGCTGGCGCGGCGCGTCGGCATTTCCGCGCCGCCCTGCCTGCGCCGCGTGCGCGCGCTTGAGGAGGCCGGACTTATCACCGGTTACCGCACCCTGCTGGACGAGAAACAGCTCGGCTACGACGTCACCGCCTTCGCCATGGTCGGCCTGCATTCGCAGACCGAAAGCGACCTCAACGCCTTCGAGGACAAGGTCAAGAGCTGGCCCGAGGTACGCGAAAGCTACATGCTGTCCGGCGAGGTAGATTTCCTCCTGAAATGCGTGGTGCCGGACCTGCAGGCCTTCCAGAACTTCATCATCCGCGAACTCACCGCCACGCCCAATGTCGACAGCGTGCGCACGGCCCTCACCATCCGTCAGACCAAGAACGAACCCGTGGTGCCGGTGAAGGAGTGA
- a CDS encoding mitochondrial fission ELM1 family protein, which yields MTKKYPESKTSQEPATAWVLTDGKAGDETQCLAVAEALGLAAERRRVAPRAPWSWIMPRLGLIDPREAPSRPGSPIAPPFPDLVIASGRRAVSYLARIKRDSGGRTFTVFLKDPRTGTGAADLIWVPEHDPLRGENVIATASGPHRFSQDRLAAARAAPLPDIAALPHPRVAVLVGGDSRNHRFTDGDMAELARGLAQIAEEGAALMITASRRTPPALARALRKLADSGPHVMWNGHGDNPMLDYLANADAVVVTADSANMVGEALASGRAVHVFHPSGGHRKFDAFLGAVSARNAVHPFPGPLKVTTYEPVDSTPVIAEAIRQRLAAHRASFAQEPTGERT from the coding sequence ATGACGAAGAAATATCCGGAAAGCAAAACCTCACAGGAACCGGCGACCGCCTGGGTGCTGACCGACGGGAAGGCCGGCGACGAGACGCAGTGCCTGGCCGTGGCCGAAGCCCTGGGGCTGGCGGCCGAGCGTCGGCGCGTGGCACCGCGCGCGCCCTGGTCCTGGATCATGCCGCGTCTCGGCCTGATCGACCCGCGCGAGGCGCCCTCGCGCCCCGGCAGCCCCATCGCCCCGCCCTTTCCCGATCTCGTCATCGCCTCGGGGAGGCGCGCGGTCTCCTATCTCGCCCGCATCAAGCGCGACAGCGGCGGGCGCACCTTCACCGTGTTCCTGAAGGATCCGCGCACCGGAACGGGGGCGGCGGACCTGATCTGGGTGCCCGAGCACGACCCCTTGCGCGGGGAAAACGTGATCGCGACGGCAAGCGGCCCGCACCGGTTCTCGCAAGACCGCCTTGCCGCCGCGCGGGCTGCGCCCCTGCCAGACATCGCCGCCCTGCCCCATCCGCGCGTTGCCGTGCTGGTCGGCGGCGACAGCCGCAACCACCGTTTCACCGACGGGGACATGGCTGAGCTTGCGCGCGGGCTGGCGCAGATTGCCGAGGAAGGCGCCGCGCTGATGATCACCGCCTCCCGCCGCACCCCGCCGGCGCTGGCGCGCGCGCTTCGCAAGCTCGCGGACAGCGGGCCGCATGTGATGTGGAACGGGCACGGGGACAATCCGATGCTCGATTACCTTGCCAATGCCGATGCGGTGGTGGTGACGGCGGACAGCGCCAACATGGTCGGCGAGGCGCTGGCGAGCGGGCGGGCAGTACATGTTTTCCACCCCAGCGGTGGACACCGCAAATTCGATGCGTTTCTGGGGGCAGTTTCGGCAAGGAACGCCGTGCACCCCTTTCCCGGACCGCTTAAAGTGACTACCTACGAGCCGGTGGATTCTACCCCCGTGATCGCCGAGGCGATCCGGCAGCGCCTGGCAGCGCATCGCGCGAGCTTCGCGCAAGAACCGACCGGCGAACGAACATGA
- the trxB gene encoding thioredoxin-disulfide reductase, with translation MAEQHHKLLIVGSGPAGYTAAVYAARAMLEPVLITGIQPGGQLTITTEVENYPGFADPIQGPWLMEEMRKQAENVGTTIVYDTILSADLSVRPFRLTGDSGTVYTCDALVIATGAQAKWLGIPTEQEFMGAGVSACATCDGFFYRGKEVIVVGGGNTAVEEALYLSNLASKVTVVHRRDSFRAEKILQDRLARNDKIEVIWDSVVEEVLGGGMPKAVTGARIRNVHTGETRDISADGFFVAIGHAPAAELFKEQLKMKPSGYIWTAPDSTATSIPGVFAAGDVTDEIYRQAVTAAGMGCMAALECERFLAELEIAEVQAAE, from the coding sequence ATGGCCGAACAGCACCACAAACTCCTGATCGTCGGCTCCGGCCCGGCCGGCTATACCGCAGCCGTCTATGCGGCACGCGCCATGCTGGAGCCGGTGCTGATCACCGGCATCCAGCCGGGCGGCCAGCTGACCATCACCACCGAGGTGGAGAACTACCCCGGCTTCGCCGACCCGATCCAGGGTCCCTGGCTGATGGAAGAGATGCGCAAGCAGGCGGAAAACGTCGGCACGACAATCGTTTACGACACGATCCTGTCGGCCGACCTGTCGGTTCGCCCGTTCCGCCTGACCGGGGATAGCGGCACGGTCTACACCTGCGACGCGCTGGTGATCGCCACCGGCGCGCAGGCCAAGTGGCTGGGCATCCCGACCGAGCAGGAGTTCATGGGTGCCGGCGTGTCGGCCTGCGCCACCTGCGACGGCTTCTTCTATCGCGGCAAGGAAGTCATCGTGGTCGGCGGCGGCAACACCGCCGTGGAAGAAGCCCTGTATCTCTCCAATCTCGCCTCCAAGGTGACGGTGGTGCACCGGCGCGATTCCTTCCGCGCGGAGAAGATCCTGCAGGACCGCCTTGCCCGCAACGACAAGATCGAGGTGATCTGGGACAGCGTGGTCGAGGAAGTGCTGGGCGGCGGCATGCCGAAGGCGGTCACCGGCGCGCGCATCCGCAATGTCCACACGGGCGAGACCCGCGACATTTCCGCCGACGGCTTCTTCGTCGCCATCGGCCACGCGCCGGCGGCCGAGCTGTTCAAGGAGCAGCTGAAGATGAAGCCGTCTGGCTACATCTGGACCGCGCCGGACAGCACGGCGACCTCCATCCCCGGCGTTTTCGCCGCTGGCGACGTCACCGACGAGATCTACCGCCAGGCGGTGACAGCGGCCGGCATGGGCTGCATGGCGGCCCTGGAATGCGAGCGCTTCCTCGCCGAACTGGAGATTGCGGAAGTGCAGGCCGCCGAATAG
- a CDS encoding LysR family transcriptional regulator — translation MPLDWDKLRIFHAAAQAGSFTHAGDMLNMSQSAVSRQVSALEHDLKVPLFHRHARGLLLTEQGEVLYRTAREVFMKLEAAQARLTDSREKPTGALRITTTVGLGSTWLTERLNEFIDLYPEMDLRLIFDDDELDLGMREADVAIRLRQPTQPDLIQRKLFTVHFHVYAAPSYIQRFGAPKSVAALDGHRIVTFGEHAPPYLRDMNWLETAGLSPGEQRRSVLRVNNVVAIKRAVQRGIGIAMLPDYINEDSSGLVQLLPEAEVPSFDTYFVYPSELKNTARIAVFRDFLLAKAERWTY, via the coding sequence GTGCCGCTTGACTGGGACAAGCTGAGGATTTTCCACGCGGCCGCGCAGGCCGGCAGCTTCACGCATGCCGGTGACATGCTCAACATGAGCCAGTCGGCGGTCAGCCGGCAGGTCAGCGCGCTGGAGCACGACCTGAAGGTCCCGCTGTTCCACCGGCATGCGCGTGGCCTGCTGCTGACCGAGCAGGGCGAGGTGCTGTACCGCACCGCGCGCGAGGTGTTCATGAAGCTGGAGGCCGCGCAGGCCCGGCTGACCGACAGCCGCGAAAAGCCGACCGGCGCCCTCCGCATCACCACCACCGTCGGCCTCGGCTCCACCTGGCTGACCGAACGGCTCAACGAGTTCATCGACCTCTATCCGGAGATGGACCTCAGACTGATCTTCGACGACGACGAGCTCGATCTGGGCATGCGCGAGGCGGACGTGGCTATCCGCCTGCGCCAGCCCACCCAGCCGGACCTCATCCAGCGCAAGCTGTTCACCGTGCATTTCCACGTCTATGCCGCGCCGAGCTACATCCAGCGTTTCGGCGCTCCGAAGTCCGTCGCCGCCCTCGACGGCCACCGGATCGTCACCTTCGGCGAGCATGCCCCGCCCTATTTGCGCGACATGAACTGGCTGGAAACCGCCGGTTTGTCGCCGGGCGAGCAGCGGCGTTCGGTGCTGCGCGTCAACAACGTGGTGGCGATCAAGCGTGCGGTCCAGCGCGGCATCGGCATTGCCATGCTGCCCGATTATATCAACGAGGACAGCTCCGGCCTCGTGCAGCTGCTCCCCGAGGCGGAGGTGCCGAGCTTCGACACCTATTTCGTCTACCCTTCCGAGCTGAAGAACACTGCGCGCATCGCCGTGTTCCGCGACTTCCTGCTGGCCAAGGCAGAGCGCTGGACCTACTGA
- the msrP gene encoding protein-methionine-sulfoxide reductase catalytic subunit MsrP: protein MNIIRKRSWELPEREATPEAVFFNRRSVLAGLGIAGASIAGGAGLPRRAFAEEDPNAGLYPANRNEAYTLDREITPEGVTSVYNNFYEFGSHKQIASAAQALKIRPWEVKIDGLCDNPQVLDFDDLMKKVSLEERLYRFRCVEAWAMAVPWTGFPLAELVRLASPKPEAKYLRMETFMDPDTASGQRASWYPWPYVEGLTLAEATNELAFMVTGVYGKPLAKQYGAPLRLAVPWKYGFKSIKSIVRFSFVEERPVSFWEEIQSAEYGFWANVNPEVSHPRWSQAREQLLPTGEQVPTQLFNGYGEQVAALYKGLEGENLYM from the coding sequence ATGAACATCATCCGCAAACGCAGCTGGGAACTGCCCGAGCGCGAGGCGACGCCCGAGGCCGTCTTCTTCAATCGCCGTTCGGTTCTTGCCGGGCTCGGCATCGCCGGCGCTTCCATTGCCGGCGGGGCAGGGCTCCCGCGCCGCGCCTTTGCCGAGGAAGACCCCAATGCGGGGCTCTATCCGGCAAACCGCAACGAGGCCTACACGCTCGACCGCGAGATCACGCCGGAAGGTGTTACCTCCGTCTACAACAATTTCTACGAGTTCGGCTCGCACAAGCAGATCGCCTCCGCCGCGCAGGCGCTGAAGATCCGCCCGTGGGAGGTGAAGATCGACGGGCTCTGCGACAATCCGCAGGTGCTGGATTTCGACGATCTGATGAAGAAGGTCTCGTTGGAGGAGCGGCTCTACCGTTTCCGTTGCGTCGAGGCCTGGGCGATGGCGGTGCCGTGGACCGGCTTCCCCCTTGCCGAGCTGGTGCGCCTTGCCTCGCCCAAGCCGGAGGCGAAGTACCTGCGCATGGAGACCTTCATGGATCCCGACACGGCCAGCGGCCAGCGGGCGTCCTGGTATCCCTGGCCCTATGTGGAAGGGCTGACTCTGGCCGAGGCGACCAACGAGCTCGCCTTCATGGTCACCGGCGTTTACGGAAAGCCGCTCGCCAAGCAGTACGGTGCGCCGCTGCGCCTTGCCGTGCCGTGGAAATACGGCTTCAAGTCGATCAAGTCGATTGTCCGCTTCTCCTTCGTCGAGGAGCGCCCGGTGAGCTTCTGGGAAGAGATCCAGTCGGCGGAGTACGGCTTCTGGGCCAACGTCAATCCGGAGGTCTCGCATCCGCGCTGGAGCCAGGCGCGTGAGCAGCTGCTGCCGACGGGCGAGCAGGTGCCGACCCAGCTCTTCAACGGCTATGGCGAGCAGGTCGCCGCCCTCTACAAGGGGCTGGAGGGCGAGAACCTCTACATGTGA
- a CDS encoding MDR family MFS transporter, with product MNSIPLIIAFAFFMEMMDSTVIATSLPVIAEDLGTSPIALKLALTSYLVALGIFIPVSGWVADKFGAKRVFRWAIVVFVIGSVACAFSNSLLTFVLSRFLQGMGGSMMVPVGRLILVRTFQKKDLVHAMTLMTIPGLIGPMAGPPLGGFLTTYLSWHWIFIINVPIGFAGIWLCGIYLPEIPRRETSKLDWTGFLLTGTAAAGIVFGLSVISLPALPPAVGLVTTIIGFAALLAYLLHARRRANPILDPALLRNRAFGLTLLGTNIFRISSGSMPFLMPLMLQTSFGYNAFQSGLITFTGAFGAISMKFIVKRALAAVGFRMALVIASLGGALLTFAMIGFVPGTPIWIFVLVLYGAGLTRSFLFTSSNGLAFTSIEENEASQATALSSVFQQVSLALGVALAGFVLEATGWVTGDTLGLVNFHVAFAVTAVLALISVPIFAFLPASAGQEASGHRLREMP from the coding sequence TGATCGCTGAGGACCTGGGCACCAGCCCCATTGCGCTGAAGCTGGCGCTGACGTCCTATCTGGTGGCGCTCGGCATCTTCATTCCAGTCAGCGGCTGGGTGGCCGACAAGTTCGGCGCCAAGCGCGTGTTCCGCTGGGCCATCGTCGTCTTCGTCATCGGCTCGGTCGCCTGCGCCTTCTCCAATTCGCTGCTGACCTTCGTGCTCTCGCGCTTCCTGCAGGGCATGGGCGGCTCGATGATGGTGCCGGTCGGCCGGCTCATCCTCGTCAGGACCTTCCAGAAGAAGGATCTGGTGCATGCGATGACGCTGATGACCATTCCCGGGCTGATCGGTCCGATGGCGGGGCCGCCGCTCGGCGGGTTCCTGACCACCTACCTGTCCTGGCACTGGATCTTCATCATCAACGTGCCCATCGGCTTCGCCGGCATCTGGCTTTGCGGCATCTACCTGCCGGAGATCCCGAGGCGCGAGACCTCGAAGCTCGACTGGACCGGCTTCCTGCTGACCGGAACGGCGGCCGCCGGCATCGTCTTCGGCCTTTCGGTGATCAGCCTGCCGGCCCTGCCGCCGGCGGTGGGACTTGTGACGACGATCATCGGCTTTGCCGCCCTGCTTGCCTATCTGCTGCATGCAAGGCGGCGGGCGAACCCGATCCTCGATCCGGCCTTGCTGCGCAACCGCGCCTTCGGCCTGACGCTGCTGGGCACCAACATCTTCCGCATCTCGTCCGGCTCCATGCCGTTCCTGATGCCGCTGATGCTGCAGACGAGCTTCGGCTACAACGCGTTTCAGTCCGGCCTCATCACCTTCACCGGGGCGTTCGGCGCCATCTCGATGAAGTTCATCGTCAAGCGGGCTCTTGCGGCCGTCGGCTTCCGCATGGCGCTGGTGATCGCCTCGCTGGGCGGCGCGCTGCTCACCTTCGCCATGATCGGTTTCGTGCCCGGCACGCCGATCTGGATCTTCGTCCTGGTGCTCTATGGCGCCGGTCTCACCCGCTCTTTCCTCTTCACCTCGTCGAACGGGCTGGCGTTCACCAGCATCGAGGAGAACGAGGCCAGTCAGGCGACGGCGCTCAGTTCGGTGTTCCAGCAGGTCTCGCTGGCGCTGGGCGTGGCATTGGCCGGCTTCGTGCTGGAGGCGACGGGCTGGGTCACCGGCGACACGCTGGGCCTCGTCAACTTCCATGTCGCCTTTGCGGTGACAGCGGTGCTGGCGCTGATCTCCGTGCCGATATTCGCCTTCCTGCCTGCTTCGGCGGGGCAGGAAGCCTCGGGCCACCGGCTGCGCGAGATGCCGTGA